The stretch of DNA GGCCCCGGTCCGCCTGACGACCGATCCGGGCACCGAGTCCTCCCCCGCCTGGTCGCCCGACGGCCGGCAGATCGCGTTCCTCAGGCAGCTGCCGTCGGGAGAGTGGATCCTCGCGGTGATCCCCGCGCTCGGCGGGCCCGAGAGGATCGTTGCCGAGGCTCCCGTGTTCCACCAGGGAATCACGTGGTCGGCCGACGGGCGGGCGCTCGTCGTGTCGCGACGGGCCACGGGGGACCGGGTGTCGGTCCTCTGCAGGGTCTCGATCGCCACGGGAGAGGTGAAGCCGCTGGCCCGGCCGCCCGCAGATCTCCTCGGGCTGGGGGACTTCTCGCCGGCCCTCTCGCCGGACGGCCGGACTCTCGCGTTCGCTCGCGCCCGGGCCGTCGTCTCGAGCTCGCTCCACGTGCTGGGCGTCACGGAGGAGGTCGAGCCGGAGGGCGAGCCCGTCCCGCTGACGCCGGCCCGGTCCGCCTCGTCGCAGCCCGCCTGGACGCCGGACGGCAAGCGGATCGTCTACACGGAGGGCGGCTTCGGGTGGAGCTCGAATCCGAGCCTGATGGTGATCCCCGCCTCCCCCTCCGGGGAGCAGAAGGCGCGGCGCGTTCTCGGAGGGGAGGGCGGGGAGTTTCCGTCCCTCTCCCGCAACGGGAGTCTCGTCTTCGCCCGCCCGATCAACGACCTCAACCTGTGGCGCCTGCCGCTCCGGGAAGGACGGCCCGGACGTCCCGAGCCGCTCCTCTCCTCGACGCGGATGGACGGGGCGCCCGCCCTCTCGGCGGACGGCCTGAGGCTCGCATTCACCTCCGACCGCGGGGGTTCGATGCAGCTCTGGCTCGCGAGCGCCGACGGCTCCCGCCCCGTCCAGCTCACGTCGATCGTCGCGACGAATACCGCGGGAGGCCGGTGGTCTCCCGACGGCAGCCGCCTCGTCTTCACCTCGAATCCCGACGGGAACAGGGACGTCTTCCTGACGACGCCGAACGGCCGGGAGCCCCTGCGACTCACGCGGAGCCCCTCGCACAACACGTCGCCGAGCTGGTCGCGCGACGGCGCGTGGGTCTACTTCAGCTCGAACCGGGAGGACGGATTCCAGGTCTGGAAGATGAAGCCCGAGCCCGACGCCGTAGCGGCGCGCGTGACCCGCGGCGGGGGCCACGCGGCACGCGAGTCGGCCGACGGCCGGACGCTCTACTTCGCCAGGCAGATGGGCAGCGGGCACGGCAGCGGACACTGGTCCGTCTGGAAGATGCCGGCTGGCGGGGGCGAGGAGACCCTTCTGATTCCCCGGATCGCCCAGTCGTGGTTTTTCGAGGTGACGGCCCGGGGCATCTACTACCTCAACTCCGAGCTCCCCGGCGGCGAGCTGCGCTTCCACCGCTTCTCGGACGGGAGCGACGCGCTCCTCCTCAGGCTCGACAAGCGATCCGGCTTCGGTCTCGCGGCCGCGTCCGACGACAGCGCCGTCATCTACACCGTCTTCGACGTCGACGCGACCGAGCTGATGTACGTCGAGCGCTTCCGGTAGCGCGCCGCGGCCTAGAATCCACACAGTCCGTCATGGAAAGGCTGTCGCACTACGAGCTCGTGGAGCAGCTCGGCGAGGGGGGCATGGGCGTCGTCTACAAGGCGCGGGATACCCGTCTCGGCCGCTACGTCGCGCTGAAGGTTCTCCCGCCCGGAAAAGCGTCCGACCCCGAGCGCCGCCAGCGCTTCGTCCAGGAAGCGAAAGCCGCCTCGGCGCTCAACCACCCGAACATCCTCACCGTCCACGAGATCGGGTGCGAGGACGGCGTCGACTTCATCGTCACAGAGTACGTCGCGGGGCAGACGCTCGCCCGGCTTCTTCCGCTGAGAGGTTTCCCGCCGCTCCAGGCCCTCCGGTACGCCGTCCCGATCGCCGACGCCCTCGCGGCGACCCACGCCGCCGGCGTCATCCACCGAGACCTGAAGCCCGCAAACGTCATGGTGACCGACTCGGGCCTCGTCAAGATCCTCGACTTCGGCCTCGCGAAACTCGTGGATCCCCCGACTCGTGGAAGGAGAGGAGACGTTGTAGATCCTGACGCGGAAAGGGACCGTCCTCGGTACCTGCGCGTACATGTCCCCCGAGCAGGCCGAGGGGCGAGGCGTCGACCCGCGCTCGGACGTCTTCTCGTTCGGCGCCGTCCTCTACGAAATGGTGACCGGCCGGAAGGCCTTGCCCGCGCAGAGCGCCTCGGCGACGCTCGCCGCGGTCCTCCGGGACGAGCCGGAGCCGCCGCGAGGGTCGCCGACGCAGTTTCCCGGAGCTGGAAAGGGTCATCCATCGCTGCCTTCGCAAAGATCCGGCAAAACGGTTCCAGTCGATGGCGGACCCGAGGTGGCTCTGGAAGGAGCTGCGGGAGGGGTCGAACCCGGGCCCGCCTGCGACCGGTCTCCGCCGAGGCGGCAAGGCGGGCCGCGACCGGCGCCACCGCCAGCGTCCTCTGGTCTCGGCTGCGCTGGGGGGACCTGGCGCGCCCGCCGCCGCACCACGGAAGACGCCGGGTCGAGGCGGCCGGTCCCGCTGACGAGCTTCACCGGGCGGATCCTCTGGCCCGCACTCTCACCCGACGGGAACCAGGTCGCGTTTGCCTGGAACGGCGAGGCGCAGGAGTCCTTCGACCTCTACGTGAAGCTCGTCGGTCCTGGAGTTCCGATACGCCTGACGAACGACCCGGGTACGGAGTCGTCCCCCGCGTGGTCGCCCGACGGCCGTCAGATCGCGTTCCTCCGGAAACTGGCGCCGGGACGCACGATTCTCGCCGTGATGCCGGCGCTCGGCGGAAACGAGAGGATCGTCGCCGAGGCGTCCTCCTTCTGGGGAATCTCGTGGTCGCCGGACGGGCAGACGCTCGTCGTCTCCCGGCGCGGGTCGGCCGAACGCCCCTTCGCCCTGTTCGGCATTTCGCTGGCCACCGGCGAGACGAGGCAACTCACCCGGCCACCCGCCGAGTTCCCGGGAGTCGGGGACCTCTCGCCGAGCCTTTCGCCGGACGGCCGGAGCCTCGCGTTCGCCCGCGCCCTGAGCCTGCCCAACAGCGAGATCTACGTCCTGCCGCTCACGAAGGACCTCGAGCCGGCCGGCGATCCGGTCCGGTTGACGTCGGACAACACGAGCTCCGCACAGCCCGCGTGGACCCCGGACGGGAAGCGGATCGTCTTCTCCGTCGGCGGCTACGGGTGGGAAGCGAGCCCCGCCCTGAAGATCATCCCGGCCTCCGCCGGCCCCGGCGAGAAGGCACAGAATCTCCCCGGAGGGGAAGACGGGGTTTACCCGACGTTCTCCCGGACCGGGAGCCTCGTATTCGCCCGCTCGCTCACCGACGTGAACATCTGGCGCCTCCGCTGGACCGGGGACGGCCGGGCACCCGTCTGCTCTCGTCGTCTCCACGAGGGGGGATCTGGAACCGCAATTCTCCGCGGACGGCACGCGGATCGCGTTCACCTCGGACCGCTCGGGCACGACCCAGGTCTGGCTCTCCGAAGCCGACGGAACGAAGCCGGTCCAGCTGACCTCGATCGTCGCGGGATCACCTCGGGAGCCCGCTGGTCTCCGGACGGCGAACGGATCGCGTTCCTCTCCAATCCCGACGGCCACATGGACGTCTTCCTGACCACGCCGAACGGCCGTCGGCCGGAGCGGCTCACGTCGAGCCCGGCGCACGACTCCGCCCCGAGCTGGTCGCGGACGGCGCATGGGTCTACTTCGCCTCGGACCGGGAGGACGACTTCCAGGTCTGGAAGATGAGGCCCGACCCGAAGGCGCTCCCCGTGCGCGTCACCCGAGGGGGTGGCTTCGCGGCGCTCGAGTCTGCCGACGGAAGGACCCTCTACTTCGCGAAGCTGGTGGCCCCGGAATCTGGTCCGTCTGGAGCATGCCGTCCGGCGGAGGCGAGGAGACCCAGCTCGTTTCCGGGATCCCGGAACTGGGGGATTCGACGTGACCGGCACCGGTCTCTACTACACAACCTCCGCGCTGCCAGGGCCCAGCTCCGGCTCCGCCGGTTTCGACGACGGGAGCGACACGCTGCTCCTCACGCTCGGGAAGAGGTCCCACTTCGGGCTGGCGGCCTGCCCGGACGACAGTTGCGTTCTGTTCACGAGCTACGACCTGGACGCGACGGAGCTGATGTATGTCGAGAGCTTCCGGTAGCGGCCGCGGCCCGGAATCGCCACGGTCCGTCATGGAAAAACTGTCTCACTACGAGCTCGTGGAGCAGCTCGGCGAAGGTGGCATGGGCGTCGTCTACAAGGCGCGCGACATCCGCCTCGGCCGCTTCGTCGCGGTGAAGGTCCTCGCGCCCGGGAAGGCGTCCGATCCCGAGCGCCGTGCCCGCTTCATCAAGGAGGCGCGGGCCGCCTCCGCCCTCGACCACCCGAACGTCCCGACCGTCCACGAAATCGGTGCGAGGACGGCGTCGACTTCATCGTCACCGAGTACCTCCCGGGAAGACTCTCGCGCAGCTCATTCCGAAGCAGGGCCTCCGCCGCGCGAGGCTCTCCGTTACGCCGTCCCGATCGCCGACGCCCTCGCGGCGACCCACGCCGCCGGCGTCATCCACCGCGACCTCAAGCCCGCCAACGTCATGGTCACCGACGCGGGCCTCGTCAAGATCCTCGACTGGCCTCGCCCGGTTCGTCGACCCCGCGCCCGTGACGGAGGGGAGGAGACGCAGGAGATTCTGACGAAGGATGGGGCCGTCCTCGGCACCTGCGCCTACATGTCGCCGGAGCAGGCCGAGGGGCACGAGGTCGACTTTCGCGCTCGGACGTCTTTTCCTTCGGCGCCGTCCTCTACGAGATGGTGACCGGGACGAAGGCCTTCGCCCGCGAGTCGCCCTCCGCCACGATCGCCGCCGTCCTGCGCGACGACCCGAAGCCGGCATGCGAGATCTCCGGCAACGTCCCGCCCGAGCTGGACTCCGCGTCATCCACCGCTGCCTCCGCAAGGATCCGGCGAAGCGCTCCAGTCGATGGCCGACCTGAGGGTCGCCCTCGAGGAGATCCAGGAGGAATCGGACTCCGCTGCGTCCTCCGCGTCCGTGCGGCGGGGACCGCTACGGCGGACCGCTTTCGGCGTCGCGGCTGTCCTCGTCGTTGCGTCCGTGGGGATCTGGCTCGCCCGCCGCTCCGACCCGATCGAAGCCCAGCCCTCGAAGCCGGTCCCCCTGACGAGCTTCGGCGGGCGGATCCCTCTGGCCCGCCCTCTCGCCTGACGGAAACCAGGTCGCGTTTCTCTGGAACGGCGATCCCCCGGGCTCCTACGACCTCTACGTCAAGCTCGTGAGCGCCGGGACGCCCGTGCGACTGACGAACGACCCGACCGGAAGAGCTGTCCCGCCTGGTCTCCCGACGGCCGCCGGATCGCGTTCCTCCGCCACCCGAAGGGGAAGCGGTCGGTCCTCGCCGTGATCCCGGCGCTCGGAGGCGACGAGAAGGCCGTGCCGAGGCCCCGGCCTTCTATTCCGGGGTCTCCTGGTCGCCCGATGGGGAGTCGCTCGTCGTGTCGGGTCGCACGACGGAGGAAACGCGGCCGACGCTCCTCATCGTCCCGGCCGCCACAGGCCGGGTGACGCGACTCCTCCTCCCGCCGGCCGGGGCGGTGCTGAGTCGTCATCTGGCTGACCGTGTCGCCGGACGGCTGATCGCCTCCGCGTCGTCAGCTCGTCCAACGTTTACGCCAACGACATCTGGGTCCTGCTCGCCAAGGACCTCGAGCCGGGCGAGCCCGTCCAGGTGACGCACGAGGGCTGGACCGTCGCGGCAACCGACCTGGACCCCCGACGGGAAGCGGATCGTCTTTCCGTGGGCGGCCAGGTGGTCCCTCGAATCCTGACTCATGGTGATCCCCGCCTCCCTGGCTCCGGGCGAGAAGGCGCGACGCCTCCTCGGGGGCGAGGGGCGAGTCGCCGACGTTCTCGGCGAAAGGGAGCCCTCGCCTTCGTTCGCCCGATCAACGACCTGAACATCTGGCGCCTCCCGCTCGAGAACGGGCGCCCGGACTCCCCCGCACGGCTCGTCGCCTCGACACGCCAGGACGGCGGACCGAACTTCTCGCCGGACGGGAAGCGGATCACCTTCAGCTCGGACCGCTCGGGGAGCAAGAAGCTCTGACTCTGCGAGGCCGACGGATCCCGCCCGGTCCAGCTCACGACGATGGCCGCGGAGCACGTTTCCGGGAGCAGCTGGTCTCCCCGACGGAAAGTCGATCCTGCTTTTCTCGAACCCCGACGGGAACCTCGACATCTGCCTCACGACCCCGGCGGCCTCGAGCCCCGTCGGCTCACGTTCAGCCTCGCCCACGACACGCATCCGACCTGGTCCCGGGACGGCGCGTGGATCTACTTCAGCTCGAACCGGGAAGACAGTCGTCAGGTCTGGAGGATGACGCCCGACGCTGACGCCGTCCCCGTGCGCGTCACGTCCTGCGGAGACGCCTGGGGCGCCTACGAGTCCGCCGATGGCCGGTCCTTGTACGTCGTCCGGCAGCGCGGCCGCGACGCCTGGTCGGTCTGGAAGATGCCCGTCGACGGCGGGGAGGGGGACCGAGATCGTGACCGATCTCGCCTCGCACTGGTTCGTCGACGTGACGGCGACCGGCATCTACTACCTCACGTCGGCGCTCCCGGGAGGCCAGCTCCGGTATCACCGCTTCGCGGACGGAAGCGACACGCCCCTCCTCACGCCCGAGAAGAGGTCCGGCTTCGGCCCAGCGGCCTGCCCCGACGACAGCTGCGTCCTCTACACGACCTACGACGTGGACACGACCGAGCTGATGTACGTCGAGAGGTTCCGGTGACCGGCGAGCGGCTGTCGCACTACGAGCTCCTGGAGCGGCCGGCGAGGGGGCATGGGCGTCGCTACCAGGCGAGGGACGCCTGGCTCGGCCGATTCGTCGCGGTGAAGGTCCTCCTGCCCGGCAAGGCCTCGACCCCGAGCGCCGCCAGCGGGTTCGTGCAGGAGGCGAAGGCCGCGTCCGGGCTCTGAACCACCCTGAACATCCTCACCGTCCACGAGATCGGCGTGGGAGGCGGGCGTCGACTTCATCGTCACCGAGTACGTCGCGGGTCAGACGCTCGCCCGACTCTTCCGCTGAAAGGCTCCCCGCCGCTTCAGGCCCTCCGTTACGCCGTCCCGATCGCTGACGCCCTCTGCTGCGACGCACGCCGCCGGCACGGTCATTCACCGCGACCTGAAGCCCGCGAACGTCATGGTGACCGGACCGGGCCCTCGTCAAGATCCTCGACTTCGGCCTCGCGCGGTTCGTCAACCCCGCCCTCTTGTCGACGGAGAGGAGACGAAGGAGATCCTGACGCGCGAGGGCGCGGTCCTCGGCACGTGCGCCTACATGTCTCCCGAGCAGGCGGAGGGGCGCGGGGTCGACCCACGGTCCGACATCTCTCGTTCGGGGCCGTCCTCTACGAGATGGTGACGGGGCAGAAGGCGTTCGCCCGCGCATCTCTCCGCCACGATCGCCGCGGTCCTGCGCGACGAGCCGAAGCCCGCCCGCGAGGTCTCCGGCGAGATTCCGCCGGAGCTGACCGCGTCATCTCCCGCTGCCTTCGCAAGGATCCGGCAAGATTGTTCCAGTCGATGGCCGACCAAGGTCACCTCGAAGAGCTGCTGGATGGGCGGGCGCGGAGTCGACGACGCGCGCGGTGTCGGGGTTGATCGGTGGCGGGCCGTGATCGGCGCCACCGCCGCGGTCCTTCTCGTCGCGGCTGTCGCGAGGCCTGGCTCGTTCCGCCGCCGGATGACGGATTGACGTCGGAGCCGACGCGGCCTCTCCCGCTGACGAGCTTTCGGCGGGCGGATCTCTCCGCCCGCACTTCCACCTGACGGGAACCAGGTCGCGTTTGCCTGGAACGGCGAGGCGCAGGAGTCTCTCCGACCTTTGCGTGAAGTTGGTGAGCCGGGGCGCCGGTCCGACCGACGAACGAGCCGAACATGGAGAGTCTTGGCGTGGTCGCCTGACGGCCGCCAGATCGCGTTCGTCAGAACCTGGCGCCGGGACGCTCGGTCCCTCGCCGTGATACCGGCACTCGGCGGGAGCGAGCGGATCGTTGCCGAGGCCACGTCCTTCGGCTGGGATTTCGGGTCGCCGGACGGGAAGTGGCTCGTGGCGGCCTGTCGCGACTTCCGGCTGACCGCACGGTTGCCCTGTTCTGCGGTCTCTGGGCACGGGCGAGATGACGGTAGCTCACCGGCCGCCCGGCGGACGTCCTGGGCCTGCGCGACGAGTCGCCCGCCCTCTCCGGACGGCTGACTCTCGCGTATACGCGCCCGAGCCTGATCAACAGCGAGCTCCGGCGTCTCGCGCTCACTGAGGACTTTGCGCGGCCGACGAGTCGGTCGGGGCTGACGTCGGACATCGGGATCGCCACCCGGCCCGCGTGGACGCCGGACGGAAGCGATCGTCTCTCCGTCGGCGGCTACGGCTGGACCGCGAACCCCGCCCTGATGGTGATCCCGGCGTCCGGCGCTCCCGGCGAGAAGGCCCGGCTCGTCATCGGGGGAAGGCGGAGTTCCCGACGTTCTCCCGGGACCGGGAGTCTCGTCTTCGCTCACCCCATCACCGATCTGAACATCTGGCGCTCTTCCTGCTCGACGGAGGACGGCCCGGCGTCCCACCCGGCCTCGTCGCCTCCACGGAGAACCGACGGCGGCACCGCGATTTCTCCAGCGACGGGCAGAGGATCGCCTTCACCCGACTGTTCGGGAACGAGCCAGGTCTGGCTCTGCCAGGCCGACGGGTCCCGTCAGGTCCAGCTGACCTCGATGGTCGCGGAACACCTCGGGGGAGCTTTCCCCGACGGCGAACGGCCCGCCATCGTCTCGAATCCTGAGGGACAGATGGACGTCTTCCCCACCACGCCGAACGGCCGGCAGCCGCAGCGCTCACCCCGAGCCTGGCTCACGACAGCGCACTGAGTCGCGGGACGGCGCGTGGGTCTACTTCGGCTCGAACCGGGAGACGACTACCAGGTCTGGAAGATGAAGCCCGATCCGGAGGCGGTCCCGGCGCGTCACCCGCGAGGGCGGTCACGGGGCACGCGAGTCCGCCGACGGCAGGACCTCTATTTCACAGTTGCCGCGAAGGCATCTGATCGATCTGGCAGATGCCGTCCGGCGGAGGGAG from Holophagales bacterium encodes:
- a CDS encoding PD40 domain-containing protein encodes the protein MNRLLHYELVEQLGEGGMGVVYKARDTRLGRFVAVKVLAAGKASDPDRRLRFAREARAASALAHPNVLTVHEIGSEDGVDFIVTEYVPGKTLAELIPPRGLPAREALRWAVPIADALAATHAAGVIHRDLKPANVMVTDAGLVKILDFGLARFIDPGPMAEGDETEAVLTREGTVFGTCAYMSPEQAEGREVDARSDIFSLGAVLYEMVTGRKAFARDSASATIAAVLRDEPEPAGMVSPDLPPELERVIHRCLRKEPAKRFQSMADLKVALEELREESETSAPARARAAPPRRHAVIGIAAAVVLVAAVAGGWLARRPAPEAVEPTPPVPLTSFGGRILWPALSPDGNQVAFAWNGETQASFDLYVKLVGPGAPVRLTTDPGTESSPAWSPDGRQIAFLRQLPSGEWILAVIPALGGPERIVAEAPVFHQGITWSADGRALVVSRRATGDRVSVLCRVSIATGEVKPLARPPADLLGLGDFSPALSPDGRTLAFARARAVVSSSLHVLGVTEEVEPEGEPVPLTPARSASSQPAWTPDGKRIVYTEGGFGWSSNPSLMVIPASPSGEQKARRVLGGEGGEFPSLSRNGSLVFARPINDLNLWRLPLREGRPGRPEPLLSSTRMDGAPALSADGLRLAFTSDRGGSMQLWLASADGSRPVQLTSIVATNTAGGRWSPDGSRLVFTSNPDGNRDVFLTTPNGREPLRLTRSPSHNTSPSWSRDGAWVYFSSNREDGFQVWKMKPEPDAVAARVTRGGGHAARESADGRTLYFARQMGSGHGSGHWSVWKMPAGGGEETLLIPRIAQSWFFEVTARGIYYLNSELPGGELRFHRFSDGSDALLLRLDKRSGFGLAAASDDSAVIYTVFDVDATELMYVERFR
- a CDS encoding PD40 domain-containing protein, which codes for MSPEQAEGRGVDPRSDVFSFGAVLYEMVTGRKALPAQSASATLAAVLRDEPEPPRGSPTQFPGAGKGHPSLPSQRSGKTVPVDGGPEVALEGAAGGVEPGPACDRSPPRRQGGPRPAPPPASSGLGCAGGTWRARRRTTEDAGSRRPVPLTSFTGRILWPALSPDGNQVAFAWNGEAQESFDLYVKLVGPGVPIRLTNDPGTESSPAWSPDGRQIAFLRKLAPGRTILAVMPALGGNERIVAEASSFWGISWSPDGQTLVVSRRGSAERPFALFGISLATGETRQLTRPPAEFPGVGDLSPSLSPDGRSLAFARALSLPNSEIYVLPLTKDLEPAGDPVRLTSDNTSSAQPAWTPDGKRIVFSVGGYGWEASPALKIIPASAGPGEKAQNLPGGEDGVYPTFSRTGSLVFARSLTDVNIWRLRWTGDGRAPVCSRRLHEGGSGTAILRGRHADRVHLGPLGHDPGLALRSRRNEAGPADLDRRGITSGARWSPDGERIAFLSNPDGHMDVFLTTPNGRRPERLTSSPAHDSAPSWSRTAHGSTSPRTGRTTSRSGR
- a CDS encoding serine/threonine protein kinase, which codes for MEKLSHYELVEQLGEGGMGVVYKARDIRLGRFVAVKVLAPGKASDPERRARFIKEARAASALDHPNVPTVHEIGARTASTSSSPSTSREDSRAAHSEAGPPPREALRYAVPIADALAATHAAGVIHRDLKPANVMVTDAGLVKILDWPRPVRRPRARDGGEETQEILTKDGAVLGTCAYMSPEQAEGHEVDFRARTSFPSAPSSTRW
- a CDS encoding PD40 domain-containing protein — its product is MERRSPGLLRPLRQARERRDARATDERPDRKSCPAWSPDGRRIAFLRHPKGKRSVLAVIPALGGDEKAVPRPRPSIPGSPGRPMGSRSSCRVARRRKRGRRSSSSRPPQAG
- a CDS encoding PD40 domain-containing protein; protein product: MGGQVVPRILTHGDPRLPGSGREGATPPRGRGASRRRSRRKGALAFVRPINDLNIWRLPLENGRPDSPARLVASTRQDGGPNFSPDGKRITFSSDRSGSKKL
- a CDS encoding PD40 domain-containing protein codes for the protein MAAEHVSGSSWSPRRKVDPAFLEPRREPRHLPHDPGGLEPRRLTFSLAHDTHPTWSRDGAWIYFSSNREDSRQVWRMTPDADAVPVRVTSCGDAWGAYESADGRSLYVVRQRGRDAWSVWKMPVDGGEGDRDRDRSRLALVRRRDGDRHLLPHVGAPGRPAPVSPLRGRKRHAPPHAREEVRLRPSGLPRRQLRPLHDLRRGHDRADVRREVPVTGERLSHYELLERPARGHGRRYQARDAWLGRFVAVKVLLPGKASTPSAASGFVQEAKAASGL
- a CDS encoding PD40 domain-containing protein, whose amino-acid sequence is MAWSPDGRQIAFVRTWRRDARSLAVIPALGGSERIVAEATSFGWDFGSPDGKWLVAACRDFRLTARLPCSAVSGHGRDDGSSPAARRTSWACATSRPPSPDG